The Colletotrichum destructivum chromosome 7, complete sequence genome contains the following window.
CGTCAGGAGGAACATGAGCTTGTCGTTGAAGGCGATCCACGCGAGCCGCAAAAAGGACTTTTGCTTGCGTTTCGGCAGCCTGTTCTCGCCGTAGATGCGCCGCCGGTCGATGAAGTCCTTCCGCTCGTGCTGTCCGAGGTCCAGGTCGAGCTTGAAGCTGTTTTCGTGATGCGgcggggaggcggaggaggaggacggcgggaCGGGCGTGATCTCGGCAGGACGGTGagccttgccggcggcgacggcctcctcgaagGAGATTGTGCCGTCGAGACTGGTCTCGTCGACACtcaggccggcggcgagatcgGTTCGCAGTCCGGCGGCGAGCCCAATGAGGCCGCCGAACCGTCGGAGCGCCGAGAGGTTGCGGGCCGTGGTGAGTTTGTGGAGCTGCGTCGGCGTGAAGGCGAACTTGTTGTTTTCGATAACGGTCTCATCgcggaggtcgagctcgtcgtctttGTCTTGTAGCTTCTGGGCGAACTGCTCGTTGAAGGGGTCGGTCGGTCTGGCCTGACCGGTGTCTGGCTGGCCCGGGGCCGAGGTGATCTCGTCGGCCGTCATCTCGTGTCCTGCTCTGCGACCTTGAAAGGGTTGAGCGGAACCGTGGAGTTGTGACGACAGAGGAGCCAAGGTTAATACAACTGGCAAGATTTGACGAGAAGACGGAAAAAAgtacagagagagagggagaaagagagagggacaaAGACGATCAGCGCGGCACCGGCAAGGGGGATACCGGTTGATAATATGGCATGGTCATCCCCAAGAGACTACAGCTTTGCCAAATCGCCAACACAGGGCCCCCGGTGTGCCGACCCATTGGGAACGGATCTGTCGGCCGCGTCACTGCATCTTGGCGGAACCTCAaccacggcgccgagagaAGGCCCCAAGGCTTCTCGGCACGCCGTTAGGGTGGTGACTGGTCCGATGATGCACGCACTAGACCTCTCGGTCTCACTGCACAAGCCTTGTGTGGTCCGGGGGACCTGTGGAGATGGACGCACCCGGGGTCCACCAAGGGTTCGAGTCGGCTTCGTGACTTCTGAGATGGCACGTGGCCATCGGCCAGTCCGAGTCTCTGTTTGCCTTCCTCTGTCACTCGGAGAGTCATTCGGAGGGAGCAATCGGACAAAGAGAGGGGCCTGGAGGTCAGTCAAGCATCGAATCGTGAGGGGGGAGCAGTGATCATTCGTCGGCCGTCACGCCGGCGGCCATCCCGGACCTCTGACGCCGTAATCTCGGTGTCGGCGTGGCTGCGTTTTTCTCGGGGGGGATGCGAAGGGATATGCGGTCCACAAACAAGTCAGTCCTCCATATTGGTTGGAAGCCTAAAAATTCATTACGCAGAACCCCCGGCTTTGGCCCAGTTATCCCATCGGTTGTTCGGCTCTTTGGTGCCTTGGCGTGCCCAGAGAGAAGGCTTAGCGAAGGACTTGGCTTCACGCCCCCCTGACATCATCCAGGGTCTCACTTGGAATGTTAAGAGTTGCAGGAGGTGGGGGGAGTATGGATGGGAACTGAGCGAAGCTTTTGAGGCCGGCATTGGAACTGTTCGTTCATGTGTTGCAACCGTGTGGTGAAGGCAAACATAGGAAAACTGACATGTGGAACATTGCAGCCAGTTAGTTTATCGACATTATCCCACGACAAAAATACAATCGAGAAGGGCCTGGATTACTTGTTTTTCACGCCATTCTTAAGTATACCGGGCTCTATGTCAAATGGGAGAACCACATGCGGCACTGCACGGCAAGGTGGAAGAAGATGCACCGCACCATCATACGACACGGGGCCAAGGTGATCGACGGATATATAGGAGAGTGTACGAGCACACGAAGCACTGCGAGCACCTGTTGATGGTAAGGAGGAACATCGCACCCGATATCACAAACACTCGGATTTTTGTTAAATGTCCCCCGACTGTGTGACATTTGAGAAGTTTACAAAATCTGTGCTATTTGGATTCACGGGATACACGGCTGAGCAGGCATTCCAATCGATATTGGCCTGATCTGAAAGCCAAATGCACAAACACAATTTCATCCATCATGTGATATGAGCAGTTACCTACGAAGTAACGATTATGGTGAAGGCCAAAGTAGCTGGAGGTTGGAATCGCTCGTGCATAGCGCAGAGTGGCTGGAAATGAATGATCGATCTGTATATCATGTAGATAATACCACTTCAAGGAAACAAAACTATAAACATGAGCGAACCAACTAACTAGTGCGTATCTGACTGCACACCCAATGAATGATGTGGTCAGTTCGAGTTCATCCTGTATAGCTCAGCAAACCGGCCATCTCCCGCAATCAGTGAAGTCGGTTCTCCAATCTCCAAAACTTCGCCGTCACCAAGAAGCACCACTGCGTCATACCGCGAGACGTGCTTGAGCCTGTGCATAACAGCCAAAACAGTGCAGCCACGGAACTCATTGTCGACAACATCCTGCATAACCGCCTCGGTCTCGCTATCAACACTGGGTAACGGTAACGTCAGCGTGAACTGCATACCGAAGATGAAACTTCTCACGATTGCTTACCTGctcatggcctcgtccagAATCAAAAGCTTGCACTGCCGAAGCATGGCCCTGGCCATGCAGAGAAGCTGCTTCTGACCGGCCGACCAAGCTTTGTCGTCCATCTCCGCGCCCAAGCCGCCTTGCTCTTGAACATGTCTCGAAAGGCCAACTCTGTCAAGAGCCTGGGTGATCctcgcgtcgtcgtcgtcatcgtcgtcagaAGCGGCGCTCAGCGGATCAATGTTGAATCGGATAGTCCCCGGCATGAGAAAAGGATCTTGGGAAACAACATTGATGCAGGAACGAAGCTCCGATGGCACGAGAGTTGATATGTCGACACCATCAATCTCAATCTTGCCTCCCCTGACTTCTGTCATCTGCAGTAGGCTGAGGACAAGCGACGTCTTGCCGCTGCCTGAGCGACCACAGATCGCAACGTGGTCACCGGCCTCCACCGATATCGATACCCTCTTGAGTATGGGTTCGACATCAGGACTGGCGTAACGTCAGTTCCAAGACTGAACGAGATATGAAAAACACTTGAATACTCACCCATAAGACGCCACAACGTCGGAGAAGTTGACAGCCCCAACACGGGGCCAGTCTCTAGATAACCGCTCCTTGCCGGCAGTTTGCTCCGTTTCGGTCTCTGCTACGAACCGTCTGACTCTTGCAACAGCACCCACGCTGGACTCAAGCTTAGTCCAACTCTGGATCAGGCGTGCTAACACCTCACTGAAGCCAATGACCATGACAAGGCTGACACCAACGCTTCCGGCACTGAATTTGTCGTGCCAAGTAACAACTACAaccacgaggacgacggcaagcaCAGCCACGACCAGGTTGAGAACAAACGTAAGCCACGCCTGAATGCAGCTTTGGACGTAGTTTGGTTTCTGGGACAAATCGATGCGGTGATAACTACGCTTCTGGTACTGGGCTTGCCATCCAAAGGCACGAATGGTTGCGCCTCCAGCCACAGATTCAGAGAAGTGAGTGTATAAGGGCGCCTTGGCTTCGATCCCCAGAAGACGGATCTGGCGAGACGTCTGAAGGTAGAAGCGTTGCAGAAAATAGACAACGGTCGCGATGAAAGggagggcgatgccgagatattgggagaagacggcgaggataACGAGTTTAGCCAAGATGGATATGGCCGCTGCGAAACATTGTGAGCGACATCGCATATTCACGTGGATGGAAGACTCACTGGAGGTGTAATTCACCAGGTTGGACGGCAGGTCCATATCCAGAAGCTGCAGGTCTTCACTGAACCTGTGAACGGCCGGAAATGAGCACCTCATTGCACTGAGAAATAAATCCAATGTGACTTACCTATTGAGAATCTCGCCGTTGTCGGTTGTGGTCAGGAAATGGAAGGATGCTCTATCCCGCGAGAGGTATACGTTTAGTACTGTCCCACATTCAATAGAATGCTGCACAATGAACTCACGCCATGGTAGTTTTGAGAAGGTCTGAGTGCAGCTTGAGAGCCGTGTTGGTTATGATGTCGAGGAATGCAAACCAGGCAGCCAAAGAAGCCCCCAGAGTGCCGAGGACGCCAAACACGGCGTATATGCCCAAGTAGTATCCCACACTTGTGTTGGCCTCGACAGAGTTGGCTTCAGACCACCATTTGACCCAAACGGCTATTTGTCACATGGAAACTGTCAGCGGCAGTTGGCAGTTTTCCCCGACATTGCAATGGGAAGTTCCCAACTTACTAGAGAACTCGGAAAAGAAGATCCACATGACGACTGAAACCGAGTAGAGGGTGACCGCCTTCCAGCCGGCATTCTTCAAGTAGTACTCGTAAACTGCCTTCTCCCCATTCTTGCGTCGGATATCGGTATGAGTCATTTGGTCTTGGTggttctcgttctcgttgGTTGGCGTGGCTGTCTGCTCCATGGGAATCACAGAATCATTAGACTCTTCCTGTACCTTCTCCACCACACCGTCAGATGATAACTTCAGCCCTAGCCTGCTCGTATAGCCTTGACCTCGTACGAGGACTGCGGGGTTGCCGAGTTCTTGCACCctgccatcgtcgaggcAGATGATAaagtcggcgacggccatgaGTTCATCTGCACTCTCATTAGCATGCCCATCACAATGTCACGAGGTGAAGTCAAAACTCACGGCTATGCGTTGCGATGATGATCGTTGCGCGTTGTCTACGCAAAAGACCATCGGTGCCAAGCAGACAGTTCGAGACATGTTTAGCCGTGTGGGCATCCATGCCGCTGAAgacatcgtcgaggacaaCCATCTTCTGCCTCGAGTAGACAGCTCGAGCAAGAGCCTTTGGGGAGACAAAGGTTGGACGTTAGCATAAACATAACGTTCAAGGAGCATGTTCGGGCACTTACGATGCGCTGTTTTTGGCCGCCGCTGAGATTGACACCTTTGCTACCAACAAGTGTGTAGTCTCCCTTCTGCAACGCTTGTAGATCGGGTTCAAGACCGCAGGCTGAGATTACAGCATCGTACCACTTCTGGTCGTAAAGTGAAACGCCGAGTATGTTTTGCCGAACCGTCCCATTCTCAAGCCATGGGCTCTGTGAGCAATATGCCGCGCCACCTCTTTCAGGAAAGTTTCCAACGGCCGGCGCGGCAGTAGGAGGAGACATGGGTACCAACTCGCCCAGTATTGCGCCAAGGAAGGATGACTTGCCGCTTCCCACGGGACCGATAACAACAGTCACCGCGTTTCGAGGGATGTCAACGGTGAGGTCGTGAAGCACAGCCTGGTCCTTCTTCCAGCCAAAACTATTCCCTCTAAACGAGACGGCACACGGCTGGTGCGAGGAGACTGCTGgcttgctgccgccctcaGTTGTCAATGGAACAAGGTTGATAtcggtcgaggacggcgggtTTAAGGTGCTGCTTTGTCCATCGAGAGTTGCAGGCCGGGGGCCGTAGTTGCAAAAGTCTTGGATGCGGTCGAAGCATGCAAACGACTGGACAATCATGGGCAGCATCTGGATGAACATGACAACGGGCGTGGTCAGGAGCCCAATCAATGCGATGGAGGCGAAGGCTTGCGCGGGTAAAAGAGTCTCGTTCTTCCAGAAGACGGAGATGATGACGTAGACGGCAAAGGTAACAATGGGAGCAAGATTGATAGGGGTGAGCGCTGAGGGCTGCCCGTCAGGAACTAGACAttggcatcgccgccgccgaagacaAGAGAGAACTTACAGAGCAATAGAGTAGCCACGAGCAGCTTCCGGAAAGACTTTGAGGTGTTGATCTCGTCAGTTCGCAGTCTCTGAATCGTTGTCGACATGACATCTGTGAGCCCGAGCATCTTCACGGCCTTCATCTCACCGagcaccgtcgtcgtgaCACGAAGGCGTTCCTGGATCTTCTCGATCCACCGCATCTGCGCTGTTCTGCTGGCCACGGAGATTTTTGACATTGCAGCGATGAAAACTGAGAGATGGTCTGGTCAGCGACCCCCACACCCAGAATTATGCTGCGCGTCACTTACTCAATACAAGGATAATTGGTGCCAGGCAGGCGAGGGATAGCTGCAGTCCGAGGAGCCAGCTGGCAACAGCAATATCAAGCAGCGAACCCCAGGTCATGTGGAACATAGACATGGCTTCAAAGATGCGTTCAACATCTGTCCCCATCAGGGCTACCGCCGTGATGTCTCCAGTGTCGACGTCTCTTGTGTCGACGGCTTGTTGGTAGACAAGCGCAATCAGCCCTCCTCGAAGCCTGGTGGTAAAGCGAAGGTTGTGGTACTGGTAGACTGAGTTGCTAACCGCGATGCCCAGGTACACCAAAACCCAGGCCCCAATAAGGCCTCTGCCGTAGTTGGCGTCTGGGCTCTCGTTACCCACAAAGGTTACGGTCGTCTTTATGAGAAATGGTTGCGCGAATGTGAAGACTGTCAGACAGAGCCGGGGGATGACAGGAGCCAGGAAGGGTAAAAGGTACCCCCTGAAGCAAGCTTTAATGAGACTATGGCGACTTTGGTGGTCATCTGATAAAGCCGTATGGTCAGCAAGGGGGCTGCAGACTTCGTTAGGAACATGACGACGTAAAAGACGTACATTTGTCCCAGGTAACGGCCAAGCTTCGGTGAAGAACACGACTCTCCATGCTTGAATCGAGTCTTGGTAAGTCGCCGAGGGATATGACTTTGGAATACCCCAAATAAAAGGTTGTCGCCAGCCACGCAAAGCAAGTCCTCGACCAGAACCCG
Protein-coding sequences here:
- a CDS encoding Putative AAA+ ATPase domain, ABC transporter type 1, transmembrane domain-containing protein, which codes for MSCPTFSDWAFGPRVHTDCRSFDFTLQFEDVLFACLPSALFLLLAPSRVAQLLRRPVAFQTSSRLLASKLVATTTLLAFQLAFLALRCQTSQFQTPASVAADVLTPVATLTVLLLSVLNHQRSPRPSTLLSLYLSASIILGIARVRTLWLFSVRGPLPAIATVVLGFTLAVLVLESLEAKKRLAASDPPPDGKHASPEQSSGFWSRTCFAWLATTFYLGYSKVISLGDLPRLDSSMESRVLHRSLAVTWDKYDHQSRHSLIKACFRGYLLPFLAPVIPRLCLTVFTFAQPFLIKTTVTFVGNESPDANYGRGLIGAWVLVYLGIAVSNSVYQYHNLRFTTRLRGGLIALVYQQAVDTRDVDTGDITAVALMGTDVERIFEAMSMFHMTWGSLLDIAVASWLLGLQLSLACLAPIILVLIFIAAMSKISVASRTAQMRWIEKIQERLRVTTTVLGEMKAVKMLGLTDVMSTTIQRLRTDEINTSKSFRKLLVATLLLFPDGQPSALTPINLAPIVTFAVYVIISVFWKNETLLPAQAFASIALIGLLTTPVVMFIQMLPMIVQSFACFDRIQDFCNYGPRPATLDGQSSTLNPPSSTDINLVPLTTEGGSKPAVSSHQPCAVSFRGNSFGWKKDQAVLHDLTVDIPRNAVTVVIGPVGSGKSSFLGAILGELVPMSPPTAAPAVGNFPERGGAAYCSQSPWLENGTVRQNILGVSLYDQKWYDAVISACGLEPDLQALQKGDYTLVGSKGVNLSGGQKQRIALARAVYSRQKMVVLDDVFSGMDAHTAKHVSNCLLGTDGLLRRQRATIIIATHSHELMAVADFIICLDDGRVQELGNPAVLVRGQGYTSRLGLKLSSDGVVEKVQEESNDSVIPMEQTATPTNENENHQDQMTHTDIRRKNGEKAVYEYYLKNAGWKAVTLYSVSVVMWIFFSEFSTVWVKWWSEANSVEANTSVGYYLGIYAVFGVLGTLGASLAAWFAFLDIITNTALKLHSDLLKTTMAASFHFLTTTDNGEILNRFSEDLQLLDMDLPSNLVNYTSSESSIHVNMRCRSQCFAAAISILAKLVILAVFSQYLGIALPFIATVVYFLQRFYLQTSRQIRLLGIEAKAPLYTHFSESVAGGATIRAFGWQAQYQKRSYHRIDLSQKPNYVQSCIQAWLTFVLNLVVAVLAVVLVVVVVTWHDKFSAGSVGVSLVMVIGFSEVLARLIQSWTKLESSVGAVARVRRFVAETETEQTAGKERLSRDWPRVGAVNFSDVVASYGPDVEPILKRVSISVEAGDHVAICGRSGSGKTSLVLSLLQMTEVRGGKIEIDGVDISTLVPSELRSCINVVSQDPFLMPGTIRFNIDPLSAASDDDDDDDARITQALDRVGLSRHVQEQGGLGAEMDDKAWSAGQKQLLCMARAMLRQCKLLILDEAMSSVDSETEAVMQDVVDNEFRGCTVLAVMHRLKHVSRYDAVVLLGDGEVLEIGEPTSLIAGDGRFAELYRMNSN